The genome window CGCGCGTTTATTCGAGCGGGACGCCAAGGAGTTGCGGTTGACGGCCGTCGGCACTCGCCTGCTGGATTATGGCGAACGGCTGCTGGAGATTCGCCAGCAGATCCTGTCATTGGGTAAAAGCGGCGACGAGGTGTTCGGCCTCGTGCGCATCGGCGCCATCGAAACGGTGGTGCATACCTGGCTGATCGGTTTCCTGACGAACTTGCGGTCCACCTATCCCGGTATTGAAGTGCAGCTGACCTCCGAAACGACGCGCGCCTTGCATCGGGGGCTGCGTGAAGGCACCTTGGACATCGCCTTGCAAACGGACCTGATCAGCGACACGGGCATCATCAGCACGGCCTGCCTGCCGATGGAAATGGGTTGGGTCGGACGCGCGGGCGATGAAGAATCGCTGACCGTGCAGCAACTGCTGAGCGAACCGGTACTGACAATGAGCCCGGGTTCGCAGCCGCACGAGGCGCTGAAAGCCCTGTTCCGCGAAGCCGGCATGCCGCTGGGCAAGGTGCATTGCGTCAGTTCAATTTCGGCTTTGGCACGGCTGGTGCGCAGCGGCTTTGGCCGGGCGCTGGTGCCGCTGCCCCCTATCTACGAATACGTGGCACGCGGGGAAGTGCAGGTGATACGCAGCGATATGTCCGTGCCGCCCCAACTGCTGGTAGTGAGCTATCTGGAAAGCGCGGGTTCGGACGCGATCCGATTGGTGGCCGAGCTGGCCAGCCGCGCCTCCGATCAATTCACGACGTCCGTGGCAGCGCCGCGTTTCGGCTCTGCGCAATAGTGTTATCCCTAGGGTGGCTTTCAGTAATTCTGTTGCTGCCCGGAAGAATTACTCGTTTGTCCGCGCACCGCCTGGCGGCTGAAGATTGGGCCTTCCGCAATCGAAGGTTTTTCCGGTCTTCTGTTTATGAATTCATCTGCCGCTTCTGCTTTGCCTTCCCATGGCCTGTTGTTTGTCGCGTCTGACGTTGACGCTGCCGACGAGCCCGATTTCAACCGCTGGTACGACCGCGAACACGTGGAAGAACGCGTGCGCATCCCGGGCTTCCTGTCCGGCGCGCGCTACGTGTCGCAAAGCGGCGGGCGAAAGTACCTGGGCCTGTACCGTACTGAATCGCTGGACGCCTTCACAACCGCTGATTACCGCGCCGCCTTCGAGCGCCAGACGCCGTGGTCCGTGGCCAATCTGGACCGCATGCGCAATCCCATGCGCCGCGTCTGCTCGGTGGAAGCCGTCACGGGCTTTGGCAGCGGCAGCCAGCTGGTGGTGCTGCCTTTGCCGCAAGCAGGGGATGCCCAGGCGCTGATTGAGCAGGCCCGCGAGCTGGGCGAAAAACTGGCCGACGCCGATGGTTTTGTTCAGTCGTACCTGCTGGTGCCCGACACGACACTGAGCACGCCGCTTCCGCGCGAGTCCAAAGAGAATCGCACGCTGGACCCATTGTTTGTCGTGGAAGCCAGCACGGTTTCTGCCGCGCGCGCGCTTCGCGAATTGGCGGCATCGGCCTTTGACCGGAATCCCGCTGACGCCTGGCTGCTTGAGTTGGGCTGGAAGCTGAACGCATCCGATCTGCGCTGATCGCGCAGCGCGGCACCACATCGAATAACGAATCAAGGGGAAGCCTATGGCTGAAAATACACTACGTGATCCTGCGGTCTTGAAAACCGCGGCGGCGCCAAACAAGATGCGCAGACTGGCTATGGCCAGTTCGGTCGGCACCACACTGGAGTGGTACGACTTTACGATCTACAACCTGATGGCGGCGCTGGTATTTAATGCCGTTTTCTTTCCGTCATTTGATCCGCTGACGGGCACCATCCTGGCCTTCTCGACCTATGCCGTGGGTTATGTGTCGCGGCCGCTGGGCGGTTTTGTTTTCGGCCATCTGGGCGATCGGCTGGGCCGCAAGTTCGTTCTGGTTGCCACGCTGGTCATCATGGGCATTTCGACCGGTCTGATGGGGCTGTTGCCGACCTACGCATCCTGGGGCGTCTGGGCGCCGGTGGCGCTGGTCGCACTGCGATTTGTGCAAGGCGTGGCGCTGGGCGGGGAATGGGCGGGCGCTGTGCTGCTGTCGATGGAGCACGGCAAGCCGAATCAGCGCGGGCGCAATGCGTCGTTCACGCAAGTGGGACCGTCGTGCGGCACGCTGATCGGCACGGGCTTTATCGCCCTGGTGTCGGCGTTCCTCAGCCCGGAAGAATTCCAGGCTTGGGGCTGGCGTCTGCCGTTCGTGTCCAGTGTCGCACTGGTGCTGTTTGGCCTGTGGCTGCGCCGTGGCGTGGAAGAAACGCCCGTGTTTCTGGAAATGGAAGAAAAGCGCGAGACCGCCAGCACGCCCATCAAAGAAGTCCTGGTCCAGCACTGGCGTCAGTTGCTCATCGCGGGCGGTTCGCGCATTGGCTCTGACGTGCTGTATGCGCTGGTCGTGGTGTTTACGCTGACCTATGTGACAACGGTCTTGCACTTGTCGCGCCCCATGGCGTTGACGGCGACCATGCTGGGCGCTGCGCTCAACGCATTGGCGGTGCCGTTGTGCGGACATCTGTCGGACAAGATCGGCCGGCGGCCGGTGTATTTGGCGGGGGCGGTGCTGGGCATGATCTGGGCCTTTGTCTTTTTCGTGCTGATGGACACGGCGCACCCGATCGCCATCTGCGCGGCTGTCGTGGTGGGGCTGTTGATCCACGCCATGATGTACGGCCCTCAAGCTGCATTCATTACTGAACAGTTCCCGGGGCGCGTGCGCTATGCCGGATCTTCCCTGGCTTACACGCTGGCCGGTATTGTGGGCGGAGGCTTTGCGCCGCTGATCATTGCCAGTCTGTACAAGTCCTGGAGTTCTACCCTGGCGATCTCGCTGTATGTGGCGGCGGCGCTGGTGGTGACGGCAATTGCGCTGTTGGCTGCCAAGGAAACGGCAAAGGCGCCTTTGCAGCGCTGATTAAGGCTGATGGCGCGCAATCGCGCGTTATCAGCACGAGGGCGGCCCGGGTTATGACCCGGGTTTTTTTCGCCTGTTTTCAGCTGCGCAGGCCCGGGCTGCGTTCAAAAAAATGTCAGGTATCTGACTTTGCGCTGAACATCAAACGAAAATTGTTTACACTCGCATCCACAAAATTCAAGTCGGAACGGTCCGCCGCGGGGGCGGGAGCCGTTCGAGTTACGGGAGAAAGTGCGATGCGCAAGTTGCTATTGGGAGCGGTGCTGGCCGCGGCGGTATTCGGGGGAACGGCTCACGCCGCGGTGGAACCCAAGGCCGTGGTCGCTACCTATTCGGATCTGGCGTTGGCGGGGTATGAAGACTCGCTGACCGCCGCCAAGACGCTGCGCAGCGCGATTGATGCCCTGGTCGCCAAGCCCAGCGCCGACACGCTGAAGGCCGCGCGAGAAGCCTGGCTGGCCGCCCGCGTTCCTTACCAGCAGACCGAGGCCTACCGCTTCGGCAACCCCATCGTTGACGATTGGGAAGGGCGCGTGAACGCGTGGCCGCTGGACGAAGGCCTGATCGACTACGTGGACGCCTCTTACGGCACCGAAAACGACGAGAACGCGTACTACTCGGTCAACGTCATCGCCAATTCCAAGATTTCGGTGGGCGGCAAGACGGTCGACGTCAGCAAGATCACGCCCAAGCTTTTGTCCGAAGTGCTGCACGAGGCCGATGGCAACGAAGCCAACGTCGCTACCGGCTACCATGCCATCGAATTCCTGCTGTGGGGCCAGGATCTGAACGGTACCGGCCCGGCGCCGGCAGACCGCAAGGGCACACCGCAAGAACGCCATTCGGGTAATCGTCCGTACACCGACTTCGATCCCAAGC of Achromobacter seleniivolatilans contains these proteins:
- a CDS encoding LysR family transcriptional regulator, which encodes MNTRFVEAFLWSARLGSFRAASDRLHITQAAVANRISSLEEDIGARLFERDAKELRLTAVGTRLLDYGERLLEIRQQILSLGKSGDEVFGLVRIGAIETVVHTWLIGFLTNLRSTYPGIEVQLTSETTRALHRGLREGTLDIALQTDLISDTGIISTACLPMEMGWVGRAGDEESLTVQQLLSEPVLTMSPGSQPHEALKALFREAGMPLGKVHCVSSISALARLVRSGFGRALVPLPPIYEYVARGEVQVIRSDMSVPPQLLVVSYLESAGSDAIRLVAELASRASDQFTTSVAAPRFGSAQ
- a CDS encoding DUF4286 family protein, with amino-acid sequence MNSSAASALPSHGLLFVASDVDAADEPDFNRWYDREHVEERVRIPGFLSGARYVSQSGGRKYLGLYRTESLDAFTTADYRAAFERQTPWSVANLDRMRNPMRRVCSVEAVTGFGSGSQLVVLPLPQAGDAQALIEQARELGEKLADADGFVQSYLLVPDTTLSTPLPRESKENRTLDPLFVVEASTVSAARALRELAASAFDRNPADAWLLELGWKLNASDLR
- a CDS encoding MFS transporter, producing MAENTLRDPAVLKTAAAPNKMRRLAMASSVGTTLEWYDFTIYNLMAALVFNAVFFPSFDPLTGTILAFSTYAVGYVSRPLGGFVFGHLGDRLGRKFVLVATLVIMGISTGLMGLLPTYASWGVWAPVALVALRFVQGVALGGEWAGAVLLSMEHGKPNQRGRNASFTQVGPSCGTLIGTGFIALVSAFLSPEEFQAWGWRLPFVSSVALVLFGLWLRRGVEETPVFLEMEEKRETASTPIKEVLVQHWRQLLIAGGSRIGSDVLYALVVVFTLTYVTTVLHLSRPMALTATMLGAALNALAVPLCGHLSDKIGRRPVYLAGAVLGMIWAFVFFVLMDTAHPIAICAAVVVGLLIHAMMYGPQAAFITEQFPGRVRYAGSSLAYTLAGIVGGGFAPLIIASLYKSWSSTLAISLYVAAALVVTAIALLAAKETAKAPLQR